In Eubalaena glacialis isolate mEubGla1 chromosome 2, mEubGla1.1.hap2.+ XY, whole genome shotgun sequence, a single genomic region encodes these proteins:
- the ARPP19 gene encoding cAMP-regulated phosphoprotein 19 isoform X1 produces MSAEVPEAASAEEQKEMEDKVTSPEKAEEAKLKARYPHLGQKPGGSDFLRKRLQKGQKYFDSGDYNMAKAKMKNKQLPTAAPDKTEVTGDHIPTPQDLPQRKPSLVTSKLAG; encoded by the exons ATGTCCGCGGAAGTCCCCGAGGCAGCCTCCGCGGAGGAGCAGAAG gaAATGGAAGACAAAGTGACTAGTCCAGAGAAAGCTgaagaagcaaaattaaaagcAAGGTATCCTCATCTGGGACAAAAGCCTGGAGGTTCAGATTTTTTAAGGAAACGATTGCAGAAAGGG caaaaatattttgattctggggaTTACAACATGGCTAAAGCAAAAATGAAGAACAAGCAACTTCCTACTGCAGCTCCGGATAAGACAGAGGTCACTGGTGACCACATTCCCACTCCACAGGACCTTCCTCAACGGAAACCATCTCTTGTTACTAGCAAGCTGGCTGGCTGA
- the ARPP19 gene encoding cAMP-regulated phosphoprotein 19 isoform X2 yields the protein MEDKVTSPEKAEEAKLKARYPHLGQKPGGSDFLRKRLQKGQKYFDSGDYNMAKAKMKNKQLPTAAPDKTEVTGDHIPTPQDLPQRKPSLVTSKLAG from the exons ATGGAAGACAAAGTGACTAGTCCAGAGAAAGCTgaagaagcaaaattaaaagcAAGGTATCCTCATCTGGGACAAAAGCCTGGAGGTTCAGATTTTTTAAGGAAACGATTGCAGAAAGGG caaaaatattttgattctggggaTTACAACATGGCTAAAGCAAAAATGAAGAACAAGCAACTTCCTACTGCAGCTCCGGATAAGACAGAGGTCACTGGTGACCACATTCCCACTCCACAGGACCTTCCTCAACGGAAACCATCTCTTGTTACTAGCAAGCTGGCTGGCTGA